AAGAAGAAATTGATATCATGATAGAAGCTGTTCAAAAAGCTAAAATGATGCTTAGTTAAAACTAAAATATCCAGCAAAGATGTTCTAAACAAACATCTTTGCTATTTTTATATCATGAAAAAAGTCATACTGTTAATTATTATTATAACTTCCTTCAGTTGTGTTTCTCAGAAAGAAAACCAAACTTCTGAAATATTAGAAGTTGTTTTTGATGCACATACAAGAGGAGCGATAGAAAATATTTCTGTTATTGACAATGCTGTAACGTACAAAAATTACAGCACCACTAAAACATTCACATTAGAACAAAATCAAAAAGAACACCTCTTAAATTTAATTCAAAAATTAGATTTGAAATTTATTTCTGAATTGCAAGCTCCATCAAATAATAGAGCATCAGACGCAGCATTGCATGCATCTTTGATTATAAAAACTACTAATGAAGTTTTTACCTCAAGTGAATTTGATCATGACAATCCACCTGATGAACTAAAATCTATTGTAGATTTATTACATGATTTTGTAAAATAAAATCTTTTATTTTCTTCCGAAATCGGCAGGTATTTCTCCCCAAGCTTTTGTTTCCCATTTTAAAATAGGATTAGTTACTTGATTCTCTTTAAGCCATTTTTCTGCTCTTTTTATAAGATCGAGTAAATCTTGATTAACTTCTGAAAAAACAACATTTGTTCTACACTGCTTTTTCTTCACCCAAGATATCGCAATCTTTGAATCAGAATACAAAGGATAATTAGGTAGTTTTTGTTTTTTAAGTAACGCTAAACCGTGAACTAAAGCTAAAAACTCTCCAATATTATTTGTTCCTTCTTTAAAAGGCCCCTGAATAAAAATTTGTTTTTTTGTTTTAGTATCTACACCTCTATATTCAAGTATACCAGGATTTCCTGAACACGCTGCATCTACAGATAAACTTTCTAAAATAGGAGTACCATATTGTGCCCTTTCAGATGCAGATAATTTTTTCTTGCTTGTGTCTTTACCTTTATAATCATTATAACTCTTAGTAAAAGCAACTTTTGCTTCTTCTTCACTTAAAAAAGCTTTGTATTGTGCTCCTTCGAAGCCTGATATTTGTTTTTTACAAGTCTCCCATTTATTAAAAACGCCTGTTTTTTTCCCTTTCCAGACAACGTAGAATTTCTTTTTTTTACTCATTATTCAGATAAAATGATATCCTCAATCACTTTTGGGTAATGCTTATATTCCAATTCATGTACTTTTTTTGCAATATCTTCAACAGAATCTTCTTCATTTAAGGTTGTTTTTGCCTGAAAAACGATTGCTCCTTCATCATAATGCTCATTTACATAGTGAATTGTTATACCTGTTTCAACTTCATTATTATTTTTTACTGCTTTATGAACATGATTTCCATACATTCCTTTTCCACCATATTTTGGTAATAATGCAGGATGAATATTTACTATTTTATTTGGAAAATTAGCCACAATATTTTCTGGAACTTTCCATAAAAAGCCTGCAAGAATAATTAAATCTGCTTCTTTTTTCAAGAAATTAAGTATCTCATCTGTCTTAAAGAAAGTTTCTCTATCAAAAACCAAACTATTAACTTCCAGTCTTTTACACCTTTCCAAAACTTTGGCACGTTCGTTGTTAGTTAGCACATGAGTAACCTTAGCAGTCTCTTTAGTTTGAAAAAACCCTATAATATTCTCGGCATTACTTCCGGACCCCGAAGCAAAAATTACTATTCGTTTCATAATCTTAAATATAGCTGTGTTGTTACTGCAAAAAAACAATAATTATTAATATGAATGTGGTCCTAAACAAAAGATTTTTTATTTTAGACCCCACATTTTTGAGCAAAAATTAGAATAAAATCACAGGATTCGTATTTTTGCCTCGATTTTAAATTTAAAAATTAAAAAATTATGTCAGACATTGCATCTAGAGTAAAGGCAATTATCGTTGATAAATTAGGAGTAGACGATAACGAAGTAACTAACGAAGCAAGTTTTACTAACGACTTAGGAGCTGATTCGTTAGATACTGTTGAGTTAATCATGGAGTTTGAAAAGGAATTTGATATTCAAATCCCAGACGATCAAGCTGAGAACATTGCCACAGTTGGTCAAGCAATTAGCTATATAGAAGAAGCAAAGAAGTAAATTAATTACATATGCAATTAAAACGAGTTGTCGTAACTGGACTTGGCGCATTAACGCCAATAGGAAACAATATTGAAGAATACTGGAATGGCTTAGTTAACGGAGTTAGCGGTGCTGCACCTATTACATATTTTGATGCTGCCAAGTTCAAAACTCGTTTCGCATGCGAGCTGAAAAACTTCGATGTCAAAGACTACATTGACAGAAAAGAAGCTCGAAGAATGGATCGATTTACTCAGTACGCAATGATTGCTTCCGATGAAGCTATTAAAGATGCTGAATTAAATTTAGATCAACTTAACAAATATAAAGTAGGTGTAATTTGGGGAGCTGGTATCGGTGGATTAGAAACTTTTCAAAATGAAGTTATCAATTTTGCTGCTGGTGATGGTACTCCTAAATTTAATCCTTTCTTTATTCCTAAAATGATTGCTGATATAGCTCCTGGAAACATTTCCATTAAAAATGGATTTATGGGACCAAACTATACTACAGTATCTGCTTGTGCGTCATCTGCTAATGCAATGATTGATGCATTAAACTATATTCGCTTAGGACACTGTGATGTTATTGTTACTGGAGGTAGCGAAGCTGCCGTTACTATAGCTGGTATGGGTGGTTTTAATGCAATGCACGCTTTATCTAAAAGAAATGAAAGCCCTGAAACTGCATCTAGACCTTTTGATGCAGAAAGAGATGGATTTGTTTTAGGTGAAGGAGCTGGAGCATTAATTCTAGAGGAATATGAGCACGCAAAAGCTCGTGGGGCTAAAATTTATGCCGAAGTAGTTGGTGGTGGAATGTCTTCAGATGCACATCACATGACAGCACCACATCCAGAAGGATTAGGTGTTATCGCAGTTATGAAAAACTGTCTTGAAAATGCTGGTATAAATCCAGAAGACGTTGATCATATCAATACACATGGAACTTCTACACCTCTTGGTGATGTAGCTGAGCTTAAAGCTATTTCAGAAGTTTTTGGAGATCATGCAAAAAATATCAATATTAATTCTACAAAATCTATGACAGGACATTTACTTGGTGCTGCGGGTGCTATTGAAGCTATTGCTTCATTATTAGCTATGAAGCATGGAATTGTTCCTCCTACTATTAATCATAGTACTGTAGATGATAATATTAATCCAGACTTGAATCTTACACTTAATAAAGCACAAGAAAAAGATATAAATGTTGCGTTAAGTAATACGTTTGGGTTTGGTGGTCATAATGCGTGTATCGCTTTTAAAAAATACAAGCAATAATTAATTAGTTACATATATGAATTTTCTTCGCAAAATAGTTAGACCTAAAACTAAAGAGGACGAAGAATTTTATTATGAACTGAAAACATTGCTTAACTTTAAACCGATTGTTCTTAATCACTACAAAAAAGCTTTTATACATAGGTCTTTAAAAATGA
This genomic stretch from Tenacibaculum jejuense harbors:
- a CDS encoding ribonuclease H1 domain-containing protein: MSKKKKFYVVWKGKKTGVFNKWETCKKQISGFEGAQYKAFLSEEEAKVAFTKSYNDYKGKDTSKKKLSASERAQYGTPILESLSVDAACSGNPGILEYRGVDTKTKKQIFIQGPFKEGTNNIGEFLALVHGLALLKKQKLPNYPLYSDSKIAISWVKKKQCRTNVVFSEVNQDLLDLIKRAEKWLKENQVTNPILKWETKAWGEIPADFGRK
- the purN gene encoding phosphoribosylglycinamide formyltransferase; the protein is MKRIVIFASGSGSNAENIIGFFQTKETAKVTHVLTNNERAKVLERCKRLEVNSLVFDRETFFKTDEILNFLKKEADLIILAGFLWKVPENIVANFPNKIVNIHPALLPKYGGKGMYGNHVHKAVKNNNEVETGITIHYVNEHYDEGAIVFQAKTTLNEEDSVEDIAKKVHELEYKHYPKVIEDIILSE
- a CDS encoding acyl carrier protein: MSDIASRVKAIIVDKLGVDDNEVTNEASFTNDLGADSLDTVELIMEFEKEFDIQIPDDQAENIATVGQAISYIEEAKK
- the fabF gene encoding beta-ketoacyl-ACP synthase II, which produces MQLKRVVVTGLGALTPIGNNIEEYWNGLVNGVSGAAPITYFDAAKFKTRFACELKNFDVKDYIDRKEARRMDRFTQYAMIASDEAIKDAELNLDQLNKYKVGVIWGAGIGGLETFQNEVINFAAGDGTPKFNPFFIPKMIADIAPGNISIKNGFMGPNYTTVSACASSANAMIDALNYIRLGHCDVIVTGGSEAAVTIAGMGGFNAMHALSKRNESPETASRPFDAERDGFVLGEGAGALILEEYEHAKARGAKIYAEVVGGGMSSDAHHMTAPHPEGLGVIAVMKNCLENAGINPEDVDHINTHGTSTPLGDVAELKAISEVFGDHAKNININSTKSMTGHLLGAAGAIEAIASLLAMKHGIVPPTINHSTVDDNINPDLNLTLNKAQEKDINVALSNTFGFGGHNACIAFKKYKQ